GGATAACGGAAGCCATAATTTACGCTGGCAAAATAGACGGTGTTTTCCATAGCACGCATCATCATAGCTTTTTCATAGTAGGGATTGTCTTTATGGCCCCATTCAGTAAGTTCGGGACCAGCGATATCACTGCCCGTACAATGCGGGTGAAAAACGATTTGAGCGCCGCGCTGTGCCGCCCAGCGGACAGATTCGGGGTAACGGAAACCCTCGTGGCATATTGTTATACCGAACTTTACGCCGTTCACTTCAAAAATGCTGCGCGTGCTGCCTGCTGTCCAAATGTTATCTTCAGTCGGGTCAAGCTGATTTTTGGCCTGGTAGCCTAAAAGGTCGCCCTTATTTGAAATTACCTGCGCAACGTTCAACAAATCATCACCTTCATACCAATCCATCGGGATGATAACCGCAATGCCATTTTCTGCAGCCACCGCCCGAATTTTATCCAGTGCCGATCTTAATTGCCCGGCTGAACATTTTTCAGCGTTAAAACCCATACCCGGGTAACCGGGAACATACGACTCGGGGAAACAGACGATCTCTGCTCGTTGTCCTGCGGCTTCTTTGACCAGCAGTTCGGCCTGCTTCAGGCTATCATTTAAAGATGTTGGAAAAGGCGGCGAGGCCAGGGCTATTTTCATTTTAAAAGGATGCTCCGATAGTACAAACAAATCTAAAGGTTTAAGGCAACAGGCTCAAATTTGTTGCCGCAATATGTCTATCTTAGAATAACTAATTATTACCTCATTCGGGATATCATTATGTCAAAAACTAAGCTGACCGACCAGGAAGAAGTAACGATGCATATTGAAAAACTGGAACCCGGTTTAAGGGATATTATCCGGGAGTTGAGACAAATTATCCTTTCCAGCGACCCCGAAGTTGGCGAGCGGATAAAATGGAACAACCCGAGTTTTTTCTACACCGGTGAAATGAAGCCCTTTGACCCGAAGGAGTATAAAAGGGAGATCATTGTTTTTAACCTGTTCAAAGGGCGGATCATGCTCGTTTTTCCGAGCGGGGCAAAGGTGAACGATACCACCGGTTTTTTAGAAGGAGATTATAAAGACGGCAGGCGCATCCATGTTTTTAAGGATATGGACGATGTCAGATCAAAGGAAAAGAATTTGCAAAAGATCATAACAGACTGGCTGAAACTGGTTGATAAATAAAAAACAGGATGAAAAGAAAAAAATTTATACAAATGGGTGCGGCTTTGGCGGCAACGCCATTTTTAGCACTTTTGGGAACTATGGCATTTTCAAACGAACAGGAGCGGCTAAAAAACTGGGCCGGCAACCTCACCTACAGCACGGGCAATGTGCAATACCCAAAAACTGTGGCCGAAGTACAACAGTTAGTGAAAAAGCTACCGAAGATGAAGGCTTTGGGTACGCGCCATTGCTTCAATATGATAGCTGATAGCAAGGACGACCTGGTTTGTACGCGGGATATGAACAAGGTAGTCTCCATTGATACCAAAGCGCACACGGTAACTGTTGAGGGCGGTATCAAATACGGCGAACTTGCCCCTTACCTGCAACAACATGGTTTTGCACTCCATAATCTAGCGTCGCTGCCGCATATATCTGTAGCCGGGTCGATCACCACGGCAACACATGGTTCGGGTATCAAAAATGGCAACCTGGCTTCGGCAGTTACAGCTTTAGAGATAGTTAAAGCGGACGGCAGCATTGCCCATCTGTCAAAAGAAAAAGACGGCGATAAGTTTAATGGTGCTGTTGTCGGGCTGGGCGCATTGGGGCTGATCACCAAGGTTACCCTGAAAATTGAGCCCACTTACCAGGTGGCACAACGGGTGTTTTTAAAGTTGCCGATGTCTCAATTAAAGCAGCATTTTGAACAGATCATGTCTGCCGGGTACAGCGTGAGCCTTTTTACAGACTGGCAAAGCGATTCAATAAACGAGGTATGGATCAAAAGCAAGGTTAGCACTGATAAAGAGCAAAACCAGCCGGAATTTTATGGGGCCAAAGCAGCAACCAAAAACCTGCACCCAATTATAGATCATTCAGCCGAAAGCTGTACCGAACAGATGGGTGTACCGGGACCATGGTACGAACGGTTGCCACATTTTAAAATGGGCTTTACGCCCAGCAGCGGCAAGGAATTGCAATCGGAATATTTTGTACCAATACAGCACGCTGTGGAGGCTATTGAGGCTGTGTCGCGATTGGGCAAACAGATCGGCCCGCACCTGTTCATTACGGAGATACGAACGATAGCTGCCGACGGTCTGTGGATGAGCCCATGCCATAATCAAACTTCAGTAACCATTCACTTTACCTGGAAACAGGAAACCGAAGCGGTGATGAAATTGCTGCCGTTAATAGAAAAAGAACTTGCACCTTTTACCCCCCGGCCACACTGGGGAAAGATATTTACCATCGCTCCGAAAGTGTTACAATCACGGTACGAGAAACTGGACGACTTCAAAAAACTTGTTGAAGAATATGACCCGCACGGCAAATTCAGGAATGCATTTTTAGAACACAACCTATATAGTTAAGTCTACTTCGTCATTTTTACCGGCAATATATGTCCATCCTTGTCAAAAAACAGCTGATCGATACATACTACGCGGTGGTTAGCACCGGTTTCGCCAAGCGGCCGGCGGTGATAGACAATGTAATATTTGTCATCGCTTACAGAATGGATAACAGAGTGATGCCCCGCACCGGTTGCTATCGCTGGATCTTGTTGTAATACAGTAGCCAGGCGTTTGAACGGCCCGAATGGTGATTTGGACATCGCATAGGCTACTTTATAAT
Above is a window of Mucilaginibacter ginsenosidivorans DNA encoding:
- a CDS encoding carbon-nitrogen hydrolase family protein, translating into MKIALASPPFPTSLNDSLKQAELLVKEAAGQRAEIVCFPESYVPGYPGMGFNAEKCSAGQLRSALDKIRAVAAENGIAVIIPMDWYEGDDLLNVAQVISNKGDLLGYQAKNQLDPTEDNIWTAGSTRSIFEVNGVKFGITICHEGFRYPESVRWAAQRGAQIVFHPHCTGSDIAGPELTEWGHKDNPYYEKAMMMRAMENTVYFASVNYGFRYPESASSVIAPDGRCLAYQSYGKSGVIVVDIDTEKATGLLAKRFKNELYRH
- a CDS encoding DUF1801 domain-containing protein, translated to MSKTKLTDQEEVTMHIEKLEPGLRDIIRELRQIILSSDPEVGERIKWNNPSFFYTGEMKPFDPKEYKREIIVFNLFKGRIMLVFPSGAKVNDTTGFLEGDYKDGRRIHVFKDMDDVRSKEKNLQKIITDWLKLVDK
- a CDS encoding FAD-binding protein codes for the protein MKRKKFIQMGAALAATPFLALLGTMAFSNEQERLKNWAGNLTYSTGNVQYPKTVAEVQQLVKKLPKMKALGTRHCFNMIADSKDDLVCTRDMNKVVSIDTKAHTVTVEGGIKYGELAPYLQQHGFALHNLASLPHISVAGSITTATHGSGIKNGNLASAVTALEIVKADGSIAHLSKEKDGDKFNGAVVGLGALGLITKVTLKIEPTYQVAQRVFLKLPMSQLKQHFEQIMSAGYSVSLFTDWQSDSINEVWIKSKVSTDKEQNQPEFYGAKAATKNLHPIIDHSAESCTEQMGVPGPWYERLPHFKMGFTPSSGKELQSEYFVPIQHAVEAIEAVSRLGKQIGPHLFITEIRTIAADGLWMSPCHNQTSVTIHFTWKQETEAVMKLLPLIEKELAPFTPRPHWGKIFTIAPKVLQSRYEKLDDFKKLVEEYDPHGKFRNAFLEHNLYS